A genome region from Natronobeatus ordinarius includes the following:
- a CDS encoding RNA-guided endonuclease InsQ/TnpB family protein yields MEVKRTIPVKLSVPEDREEDLHQTIDQFNHACNYTVRHGRNDDGYLILNKSTIHDKVYHDLRDETDLPANLCVRAYSKAVEAMKSTVADWKKGNSRPLPRFNEPSAVYDKRTLTIKDRSATLSTINGRVAVDYVLGDYQKSYLDDDDYEKRMGTLHYREDEDAFYLHIVIKKEVEERDGDKVLGVDLNVKNVAVTSTGSFYDGGELLWGQNHYFRVRRSLQHKGTRSAKQVLRRLSGRETRFVLNRLHTISRRIVEEADAHDCSYIAVERLTHIREQMDNRNDRVKRQMHNWAFRELQEMLEWKAAEYGIRVEQIPPAFTSQTCSKCGHQSSTNRDSETGWFECNECGYSVDGDYNAAKNIGLKLLTLPEGKRPSGLGDGHLALKSGTLNGNGDYTAYSDSEADRESTDKPTTSVVGR; encoded by the coding sequence ATGGAGGTCAAAAGAACCATTCCGGTCAAACTCTCGGTTCCAGAAGACCGAGAAGAAGACCTTCATCAGACCATCGACCAGTTCAACCACGCCTGCAACTACACCGTCCGACACGGCAGGAACGACGACGGCTACCTCATCCTCAACAAGTCCACGATACACGACAAGGTGTACCACGACTTGCGAGACGAGACAGACCTCCCCGCAAACCTCTGTGTCCGTGCCTACTCGAAAGCCGTCGAAGCGATGAAAAGCACCGTCGCTGACTGGAAGAAGGGCAACAGCCGACCACTACCCCGATTCAACGAGCCGTCTGCAGTCTACGACAAACGGACGTTGACCATCAAGGACAGGTCGGCCACCCTCTCGACCATCAACGGCAGAGTCGCCGTGGACTACGTTCTCGGGGACTACCAGAAGTCCTACCTCGATGATGACGACTACGAGAAACGGATGGGGACGCTCCACTACCGCGAGGACGAGGACGCGTTCTACCTCCACATCGTCATCAAAAAGGAGGTCGAAGAACGCGACGGTGATAAGGTACTGGGCGTGGACTTGAACGTCAAGAACGTGGCCGTGACCAGCACGGGGTCGTTCTACGACGGTGGCGAACTGTTGTGGGGACAGAACCACTACTTCCGCGTACGTCGTAGCCTTCAGCACAAAGGCACTCGCTCCGCCAAGCAGGTACTCCGGCGACTGTCGGGGCGAGAAACCCGCTTCGTGCTGAACCGCCTGCATACGATTTCTCGACGCATCGTGGAGGAAGCCGACGCCCACGATTGTTCGTACATCGCCGTCGAACGCTTGACCCACATCCGCGAGCAGATGGACAACAGGAACGATCGAGTGAAGCGCCAGATGCACAACTGGGCGTTTCGCGAACTCCAAGAGATGCTCGAATGGAAGGCCGCAGAGTACGGCATCCGCGTCGAGCAAATACCACCTGCGTTTACGTCGCAGACGTGTTCGAAGTGCGGGCATCAGTCGAGTACGAACCGTGATTCGGAGACGGGTTGGTTCGAGTGCAACGAGTGTGGGTATTCGGTTGACGGCGACTATAACGCGGCGAAGAACATCGGTCTTAAACTGTTAACTTTACCAGAGGGCAAACGTCCCTCTGGGTTGGGCGACGGTCATCTCGCCCTCAAGTCCGGGACGCTGAACGGGAACGGCGATTACACTGCCTACTCCGATTCGGAGGCAGACCGGGAGTCCACGGACAAGCCCACGACTTCAGTCGTGGGTCGATGA
- a CDS encoding UPF0175 family protein has translation MRTIDVPPDVYDALNVPEDQREDVIRRELAVSLYREGILSFGKARELAGLSRREFHRLLGDREVDRHYTDEELADDLEYARR, from the coding sequence ATGCGGACGATCGACGTTCCACCGGACGTATACGACGCTTTGAACGTCCCGGAAGATCAGCGCGAGGACGTCATCCGGCGGGAACTGGCGGTGTCGCTGTACCGAGAAGGGATCCTCTCGTTCGGAAAGGCGCGCGAACTCGCCGGGCTGTCACGGCGGGAGTTCCACCGCCTGCTCGGCGACCGCGAGGTCGATCGTCACTACACCGACGAGGAGCTCGCAGACGACCTCGAGTATGCCCGACGGTGA
- a CDS encoding asparagine synthase-related protein — MVGLAGVVGDVDQDVSALTGELCFFGDEASTEHSDEVAFVTAVSHAANAEPQPVEVESTGELLWVWGEVYGYYDDAGTYTSKREGAADLTRAEYCARLYEEHGRTFIVGLNGSFVGVLYDQDSDSIQFFTDRLGSRPIHYTLVDDGLVFSTQIQAICSLLEGELSFDLDYVAEYFAFERSLGLKTPIDGVERGHPGAFTEIDLDDRSVSVDVQWRPVHEPLDQSFDYFVDRFVELFQSAVAERYDSAKETGVLLSGGSDSRLIMGALQDEGVTGYHINDWENREMEVARQVAAISGNEFVYLERDEDYHERSLEFNSQISNYISWYDQGHASGFADVLRNECDVLMNGHYADTLFKRSYLPYKGVPIPGLDVELPLYIEQPVETVGDLIEMYLGTKFHNRKASGSLPEYLQLNTNLKTILKDNITETEGFVDHHGVTYSSPRDAALFSECYPITNPATHLFFDVMKQMAPFRNPFFDVRLIELMTQLPIKYRLRKNVINASVEKIDVNLANLAHAGTNIDIKRSFALQYLAMCVNWAADQFTSDNKPKPYYTHGSWTNQSELIRHRDFVETTLNTHESMIDIVEWIDAKGAWNAYDRHINGDDKFADLYALVSFTSIPVTQSLLNSNSSDDNLNCSNHSEIVNQ; from the coding sequence ATGGTAGGCCTCGCGGGCGTAGTGGGAGATGTCGACCAAGATGTTTCAGCGCTTACTGGCGAGCTCTGTTTCTTCGGTGATGAAGCGTCTACCGAACACAGCGACGAGGTCGCGTTTGTCACAGCTGTATCCCATGCTGCCAACGCTGAGCCACAGCCCGTAGAAGTCGAATCGACGGGGGAACTCCTCTGGGTCTGGGGAGAGGTGTACGGGTACTACGACGACGCCGGGACGTACACCTCGAAACGTGAGGGGGCCGCTGATCTCACTCGGGCCGAGTACTGTGCCCGGCTATACGAAGAGCATGGTCGAACGTTCATCGTCGGCCTCAACGGGAGTTTCGTTGGTGTGCTCTACGACCAGGATTCTGACTCGATTCAGTTCTTTACCGATCGACTTGGTTCACGTCCGATCCACTATACGCTCGTCGACGACGGACTCGTCTTTTCGACCCAAATCCAGGCGATCTGTTCACTACTGGAAGGGGAACTTTCGTTCGATTTAGATTATGTTGCGGAGTATTTCGCCTTCGAACGGTCGCTCGGGCTGAAGACACCGATCGATGGTGTCGAGAGGGGACACCCAGGAGCGTTCACGGAAATCGATCTCGACGATCGATCAGTCAGCGTCGATGTACAATGGCGGCCCGTTCACGAGCCGCTCGACCAGTCGTTCGACTATTTCGTCGATCGATTCGTCGAACTCTTTCAGTCGGCGGTGGCCGAGCGATACGATTCCGCTAAGGAGACTGGGGTGCTGCTCAGTGGTGGAAGTGACTCCCGGTTGATCATGGGTGCGTTGCAAGATGAGGGAGTTACTGGGTATCACATCAACGACTGGGAAAACCGCGAGATGGAAGTCGCTCGCCAGGTCGCAGCAATATCGGGGAACGAGTTCGTCTATCTCGAGCGAGACGAGGACTACCACGAACGATCACTCGAGTTCAACTCGCAAATCTCGAACTACATCAGCTGGTACGATCAGGGCCACGCCAGCGGCTTCGCAGACGTGCTGAGAAACGAATGCGACGTTTTGATGAATGGGCATTACGCCGACACTTTGTTTAAACGCAGTTATCTACCATACAAAGGTGTCCCGATACCAGGTCTGGATGTGGAGCTTCCACTGTATATAGAGCAGCCAGTGGAAACAGTTGGCGACCTCATCGAGATGTATCTTGGAACAAAATTCCACAACCGGAAGGCTAGTGGATCGTTGCCCGAATATCTGCAACTGAACACAAACCTGAAAACGATTCTCAAGGATAACATCACAGAGACTGAGGGATTCGTTGACCACCACGGAGTGACCTATAGTTCCCCTCGTGACGCCGCCCTGTTTAGTGAATGCTATCCGATCACAAATCCGGCGACTCATCTGTTCTTCGATGTAATGAAACAAATGGCACCGTTCCGAAATCCGTTTTTCGACGTTCGTCTCATAGAGTTAATGACTCAACTACCGATCAAGTATCGACTTCGAAAGAACGTGATCAATGCGTCTGTTGAGAAAATTGATGTGAATCTTGCCAATCTGGCTCACGCAGGAACGAATATTGACATCAAACGTTCGTTCGCTCTTCAATACCTTGCCATGTGCGTGAACTGGGCCGCGGATCAATTTACGAGCGATAACAAACCGAAACCATACTACACGCACGGTTCTTGGACGAATCAAAGCGAACTCATCAGGCACCGTGATTTCGTCGAAACCACTTTGAACACTCACGAAAGCATGATAGATATAGTCGAATGGATTGATGCGAAGGGCGCCTGGAACGCTTATGATCGACATATTAATGGAGACGATAAATTTGCTGATCTGTATGCTCTCGTTTCGTTCACGTCGATCCCAGTGACCCAATCATTGCTGAATTCGAATTCGTCAGATGACAATTTAAACTGTTCCAACCATTCAGAGATAGTCAATCAATGA
- a CDS encoding MarR family transcriptional regulator has translation MVERVPWMAPVDYEIMLFFDEHPILVSPKVLAVNIEYDRQYVSRRCSALTDAGLLESVDTGLYQLTEKGQTYLEGELDVSELERDED, from the coding sequence ATGGTAGAGCGGGTTCCCTGGATGGCTCCTGTCGACTACGAGATTATGCTCTTTTTCGACGAGCACCCGATCTTAGTCTCGCCAAAAGTGCTCGCGGTGAATATCGAGTACGATCGTCAGTACGTGAGCAGACGGTGTAGTGCACTTACGGATGCAGGGCTGTTAGAATCCGTCGACACTGGCCTGTATCAGTTGACCGAGAAGGGCCAGACGTACCTCGAGGGCGAACTCGACGTCAGCGAACTCGAGCGAGACGAAGACTAA
- a CDS encoding MarR family transcriptional regulator translates to MPIDIETFDEASEDDLERPTNGKRVVQFLVENDEQAFTPAEIADRTDVKRSSIGTVLRRLEERGLVRHKGAYWAAGDEDAIRDAYEFHRLLEDADDRFGEEDLDEWREYAAGSPDE, encoded by the coding sequence ATGCCGATCGACATCGAGACGTTCGACGAGGCGTCCGAGGACGACCTCGAGAGGCCGACGAACGGGAAGCGGGTCGTGCAATTTCTCGTCGAGAACGACGAGCAGGCGTTTACGCCCGCAGAAATCGCCGATCGGACCGACGTCAAGCGGAGTTCCATCGGGACCGTACTCAGGAGACTCGAGGAACGGGGGCTCGTTCGTCACAAGGGGGCGTACTGGGCAGCCGGCGACGAGGACGCGATTCGGGACGCCTACGAGTTTCACCGATTGCTCGAGGACGCCGACGATCGATTCGGCGAGGAAGACCTCGACGAGTGGCGTGAGTACGCTGCCGGGAGTCCGGACGAGTAA
- a CDS encoding DUF3368 domain-containing protein → MPDGELVVSDTSPLLNLALIDRLDLLRDQFTTVVVPEQVWSELLAGEDGVEALRTVHDEGVIEIVSVEETPLGAEFRRTLDTGEAAALAYAIEADADLVLLDEREARQTARRHGLSMTGVLGILLRGNREGTVSLRAELDRLRTAGFWIADDLYEKVLEQANAESSTHD, encoded by the coding sequence ATGCCCGACGGTGAACTGGTCGTCTCCGATACGTCACCGTTGCTCAACCTCGCGTTGATCGACCGGCTCGATCTTCTTCGCGACCAGTTCACGACCGTCGTCGTCCCAGAGCAGGTCTGGAGCGAACTGCTGGCTGGTGAGGACGGTGTCGAGGCACTTCGTACCGTCCACGACGAGGGAGTCATCGAAATCGTTTCGGTCGAAGAAACCCCGCTGGGTGCGGAGTTCCGACGGACGCTCGATACTGGCGAAGCGGCAGCGTTGGCGTATGCTATCGAGGCAGATGCAGATCTCGTCCTGCTCGATGAGAGAGAAGCGCGGCAAACGGCCCGTCGGCACGGTCTCTCGATGACGGGCGTCCTCGGGATTCTGTTGCGTGGGAACCGGGAGGGAACGGTTTCGCTACGCGCTGAACTCGATCGACTCCGTACGGCTGGATTCTGGATCGCCGACGACCTCTACGAGAAGGTGCTCGAGCAGGCGAACGCCGAGTCATCGACCCACGACTGA
- a CDS encoding NAD-dependent epimerase/dehydratase family protein: protein MTSYLVTGVAGFIGSSLARHLLERDHTVYGLDNLETGLESNLEDLTGNSNFEFINGDLRNEDDVRGAVADARYVLHQGAVPSVPRSVEDPVLSTEANCTGTANLISAAHEADVEKIVVASSSSVYGPTEVSPKREDLPANPVSPYALTKYFTERLAVQASEFYDLDSVALRYFNVFGPHQNPEGDYAAVIPKFINLMLEGEQPVIYGDGTQSRDFTYIDNVIQANLNAIESDATGVALNAGCGDSFTINTLVDELNGILGTEIEPIYDDPRPGDVPHSKADISKARDLIDYEPAVSFREGLERTVEHFADDQTILEHADD, encoded by the coding sequence ATGACTTCCTATCTCGTCACTGGCGTCGCCGGCTTCATCGGCTCGAGTCTCGCTCGCCACCTCCTCGAGCGAGACCACACCGTCTACGGCCTCGACAACCTCGAGACGGGCCTCGAGTCGAACCTCGAGGACCTCACCGGGAACTCCAACTTCGAGTTCATAAACGGCGACCTCCGAAACGAAGACGACGTCCGAGGCGCAGTCGCCGACGCGAGGTACGTCCTCCACCAGGGGGCCGTCCCGTCGGTTCCGCGAAGCGTCGAGGACCCCGTCCTCTCCACCGAAGCCAACTGCACGGGCACAGCCAACCTCATCAGCGCCGCCCACGAGGCCGACGTCGAGAAGATCGTCGTCGCCTCCTCGTCGTCCGTCTACGGCCCCACGGAGGTCTCCCCGAAACGCGAGGATCTCCCAGCGAACCCGGTCTCGCCGTACGCGCTCACGAAGTACTTCACCGAACGGCTCGCCGTCCAGGCCAGCGAGTTCTACGACCTCGACTCCGTCGCCCTGCGCTACTTCAACGTCTTCGGCCCCCACCAGAACCCCGAAGGAGACTACGCCGCAGTGATCCCGAAGTTCATCAACCTGATGCTCGAGGGCGAACAGCCGGTGATCTACGGCGACGGGACCCAGTCGCGAGACTTCACCTACATCGACAACGTGATTCAGGCGAACCTCAACGCAATAGAGTCCGACGCGACGGGTGTTGCCCTCAACGCCGGCTGTGGCGACAGTTTCACGATCAACACGCTCGTCGACGAGCTCAACGGCATCCTCGGAACGGAGATCGAGCCGATCTACGATGATCCCCGCCCTGGTGACGTCCCCCACTCGAAAGCGGACATCTCGAAGGCACGTGACCTGATCGACTACGAGCCGGCGGTGAGCTTCCGCGAGGGACTCGAGCGCACCGTCGAACACTTCGCGGACGACCAGACTATCCTCGAGCACGCCGACGACTAA
- a CDS encoding flippase translates to MSLASKLGNRFKAAFGAQIVTVLTGGILTVFLTRMLTPNGYGLLFLSMSIFGIAQLITESGVHRSAGRYIAEYKESDPGQIPHILRFSFLLNLTTIIVVVIGLLLTHHSIAALLGEPDLVPFLLIGSAFIAFSSLFAFGQLTLQGFEEIKQSSAVTAIKSGSRLLLVVVIVLLGYEAIGALTGYVLSMVLAAVASLYLVFKKGTSLSKATSIEPGLRRRIAEYTAPLTVTKSSHVIDQRIDTVLVGFFVGPVGVAYYTLGKQIVQFIETPMSALGFTLSPTFGSQKASGNADRAARIYEMALSNGLLLYLPAAAGLILVAEPAVELIFGTDYSGAVPVVQVFAIYAVSLSITKVTSHGLDYLGRARERAIVRGTTAVLNLGLNLILIPMMGVIGAAITTVITFSIYALFNIYIMHIELGLRVEWLLRQLGQAIAVTGVMSLVVFSTAGYITGFITLFAVVGFGAAVWGVLAILFGLVDVEKIVNTLS, encoded by the coding sequence ATGAGTTTAGCATCAAAGCTAGGCAACCGGTTTAAAGCGGCGTTCGGAGCACAGATTGTTACTGTCCTTACTGGTGGGATCTTGACTGTTTTTCTCACTCGGATGCTTACCCCGAATGGGTACGGTTTGTTATTTTTATCTATGTCGATATTCGGCATCGCACAATTAATAACAGAATCTGGGGTCCATAGATCTGCTGGCCGTTATATCGCGGAATACAAGGAGTCTGATCCTGGGCAAATCCCACACATCCTTCGGTTCTCGTTTCTCCTTAACCTCACGACTATCATAGTGGTTGTAATTGGGTTACTTCTCACTCATCACTCAATTGCAGCACTTCTTGGAGAGCCTGACCTAGTCCCATTCCTTCTCATAGGGAGTGCGTTCATAGCATTTAGTTCTCTCTTCGCATTCGGTCAACTCACCCTCCAAGGCTTCGAAGAGATTAAACAGTCGTCAGCTGTTACCGCAATAAAGAGCGGCTCACGGTTATTATTGGTTGTTGTAATTGTACTATTAGGTTACGAAGCGATCGGTGCTCTCACCGGATACGTTCTCAGCATGGTATTAGCGGCAGTAGCTAGTCTGTACCTCGTCTTCAAAAAGGGGACTTCGCTGTCAAAGGCGACATCAATCGAACCCGGATTGAGAAGACGAATTGCGGAGTATACGGCCCCACTCACCGTCACGAAGTCTTCTCACGTGATTGATCAGCGTATCGACACGGTTCTTGTAGGATTTTTCGTTGGTCCAGTTGGCGTTGCGTACTATACACTCGGAAAACAAATCGTCCAGTTTATCGAAACGCCGATGAGTGCGCTGGGATTTACCCTCTCGCCGACTTTTGGCTCTCAGAAGGCCAGCGGAAACGCTGATAGAGCAGCACGAATTTACGAGATGGCGCTCTCAAACGGCCTACTACTGTACCTTCCAGCAGCTGCTGGTCTAATACTCGTCGCTGAACCGGCTGTTGAACTCATCTTCGGAACGGACTATTCGGGGGCGGTTCCAGTTGTTCAGGTCTTTGCGATCTACGCTGTATCGTTATCGATAACGAAGGTGACTAGTCACGGATTAGATTATCTCGGACGTGCTCGTGAGCGCGCTATTGTAAGGGGGACAACTGCCGTTTTGAACCTTGGATTAAACCTGATTTTGATTCCCATGATGGGGGTGATTGGTGCCGCAATAACGACCGTGATAACGTTTTCAATTTACGCTCTTTTTAATATCTACATTATGCACATAGAACTTGGCCTCCGTGTAGAATGGCTACTTCGCCAACTTGGGCAAGCGATTGCCGTGACCGGAGTAATGTCGTTAGTCGTGTTTTCCACGGCTGGTTATATCACAGGCTTCATTACGTTATTCGCAGTCGTAGGGTTCGGCGCTGCAGTCTGGGGAGTGCTAGCCATTTTATTTGGTTTAGTAGATGTGGAAAAGATAGTGAACACACTCTCCTAG